A DNA window from Equus przewalskii isolate Varuska chromosome 12, EquPr2, whole genome shotgun sequence contains the following coding sequences:
- the VASN gene encoding vasorin, translating to MRSRIPPPLLLLLLLLAPGPGVQSCPSGCQCNQPQTVFCTARRGTTVPRDVPPDTTGLYVFENGITTLDVGSFAGLPGLQLLDLSQNQIASLPSGVFQPLTNLSNLDLTANRLREITNGTFRGLRRLERLYLGKNRIRHIQPGAFDALDRLLELKLQDNELRALPPLHLPRLLLLDLSHNSLPALEPGALDTANVEALRLAGLGLRHLDEGLFGRLRNLHDLDVSDNQLEHVPPAIWGLRGLTRLRLAGNTRIAQLRPEDLAGLAALQELDLSNLSLQALPHELSGLFPRLRLLAAARNPFNCVCPLSWFGPWVRESRVALISSEETRCHFPPKNAGRLLLELDYADFGCPATTTTATVPTMRPAAWEPTLSPSSLAPTWLSPTEPATEAPSLPPAAPPTVGPVPQPQDCPTSICLNGGTCHLEARGHLKCLCPEGFTGLYCESQVQQGPRPSPAPATLRPPRPLPLGIEPASPTSLRVGLQRYLQGSAVQLRSLRLTYRNLSGPDKRPVTLRLPASLAEYTVTQLRPNATYSICVRPLGAGRVPEGEEACGEARTPAAVRSSHAPVTQAREGNLPLLIAPALAAVLLAALAAVGAAYCVRRGRAAAAAAQGKGQVGPGAGPLELEGVKAPLEPGPKVTEGGGEALPSGPECEVPLMGYPGPGPQGPLPAKPYI from the coding sequence ATGCGCTCCAGgatccccccacccctgctgctgctgctgctgctgctggccccgGGGCCTGGGGTGCAGAGCTGCCCATCTGGCTGCCAGTGCAACCAGCCACAGACAGTCTTCTGCACTGCCCGCCGGGGGACCACGGTGCCCCGTGACGTGCCGCCCGACACAACGGGCCTGTACGTCTTCGAGAACGGCATCACCACACTCGACGTAGGCAGCTTTGCTGGCCTGCCGGGCCTGCAGCTCCTGGACCTGTCACAGAACCAGATCGCGAGCCTGCCCAGTGGGGTCTTCCAACCGCTCACCAACCTCAGCAACCTGGACCTGACTGCCAACAGGCTGCGAGAGATCACCAACGGGACCTTCCGTGGCCTGCGGCGCCTTGAGCGCCTCTACCTGGGCAAGAACCGTATCCGCCACATCCAGCCTGGCGCCTTTGATGCACTCGACCGCCTCCTGGAGCTCAAGCTGCAGGACAATGAGCTGCGGGCGCTGCCTCCACTGCACCTGCCGCGCCTGCTGCTGCTCGACCTCAGCCACAACAGCCTCCCTGCCCTGGAGCCTGGCGCCCTGGACACCGCCAACGTGGAGGCACTTCGGCTCGCCGGCCTGGGGCTGCGGCACCTGGACGAGGGGCTCTTTGGCCGCCTGCGCAACCTCCATGACCTGGATGTGTCTGACAACCAGCTGGAGCACGTGCCGCCTGCCATCTGGGGCCTCCGGGGCCTGACGCGCCTGCGGCTGGCTGGCAATACCCGCATTGCCCAGCTGCGGCCTGAGGACCTGGCTGGGCTGGCAGCCCTGCAAGAGCTGGACCTCAGCAACCTGAGCCTGCAGGCCCTGCCGCATGAGCTCTCAGGCCTCTTCCCCCGCCTGCGGCTCCTGGCGGCCGCCCGCAACCCCTTCAACTGCGTGTGTCCCCTGAGCTGGTTCGGCCCTTGGGTTCGGGAGAGCCGCGTGGCACTGATCAGCTCCGAGGAGACACGCTGCCACTTCCCGCCCAAGAATGCCGGCCGGCTGCTCCTGGAACTCGACTACGCTGACTTTGGCTGCCCGGCCACCACTACCACAGCCACGGTGCCCACCATGAGGCCCGCAGCCTGGGAgcccaccctctcaccttccagcctGGCTCCCACTTGGCTGAGCCCCACAGAGCCTGCCACGGAAGCACCTAGCCTGCCCCCCGCCGCCCCACCCACTGTGGggcctgtcccccagccccaggactgCCCAACATCCATCTGCCTCAACGGGGGCACCTGCCACCTGGAGGCACGGGGCCACCTGAAGTGCCTGTGCCCCGAGGGCTTCACAGGCTTGTACTGTGAGAGCCAGGTGCAGCAGGGCCCAaggcccagccccgccccagccACGCTGAGGCCGCCCCGGCCCCTGCCCCTGGGCATCGAGCCTGCGAGCCCCACGTCCCTGCGGGTGGGCCTGCAGCGCTACCTGCAGGGCAGCGCCGTGCAGCTCAGGAGCCTGCGCCTCACCTACCGCAATCTGTCGGGCCCCGACAAGCGGCCGGTGACGCTACGGCTGCCCGCCTCCCTTGCTGAGTACACGGTAACCCAGCTGCGGCCCAATGCCACTTACTCCATCTGTGTCAGGCCCCTGGGGGCTGGGCGGGTACCCGAAGGCGAGGAAGCCTGTGGGGAGGCCCGCACGCCCGCTGCTGTCCGCTCTAGCCATGCCCCGGTCACCCAGGCCCGTGAGGGCAACTTGCCACTCCTCATCGCCCCTGCCCTGGCGGCCGTGCTCCTGGCTGCGCTGGCTGCCGTGGGGGCAGCCTACTGTGTGCGCCGGGGTCgggctgcagcagctgcagctcaGGGCAAAGGGCAGGTGGGGCCAGGAGCTGGGCCCTTGGAGCTGGAGGGGGTGAAGGCCCCCTTGGAGCCAGGCCCCAAGGTGACTGAGGGTggtggggaggccctgcccagtgGGCCTGAGTGCGAGGTACCGCTCATGGGCtacccagggcctggccctcagGGACCCCTACCTGCTAAGCCCTACATCTAA